GCTCGGGAGAGAAGCGCAGGCTGAGACTCCGGCGGGAGCCATCGATGTCCAGCTCGACTTCGCTCCGGCCGTACAGCGGGTCACCTTCGAAATGGACTTGGAGCTTCCCCGTCAGACCGGGCTCGGGCAGCAAGAAACAGAAGCTGCCGGCTCCGTCGGTGTCCACCACGACTTCGTCGGCGGAGGCGTGGAGTTGGCGCCGCTCGGTGGTTTGGCAGGCCTGGGGTGGGGGAAGCGAGCGCGCCCCGGCCGCCGCCCGAAGCGTCGCGCGGACATGGGCCTGCCCGATGGGGCGACCGGAGTCGTCCTTCAGCACGCCGCGGACTTCGGTGCCGGTGGTGCGCGGGATCACACGTGCCGACAGGGAAGATTCCCCGCGCACTCGCAGCTTGGGAGCCGCTCGAGCCGAATTCGGCCCGAGCAGCAGGCCGAGGCTCAGCAGTCCGAGACCACCCCATCGCACGGCGGAGCCAAATGTGGGTGCGGTGCGGGGCACGACGGGGAGCATAGCGCCGGGGGTTGCCCAGCATGGCCAATTTCATCTGGGGCTGAAGCAATCCCATCGATCTGCCGTCACACATAATCGAGGCGCGCTGCGCGCCGAGCACGGATGAGCGAAAGGTCGTGATAGTGTCGAGTCGGATGTCTCGCCGCTGGGTCAGCGTGTGGGCTGCGGTCCTCGCCGCCGTCGTGCTCTTCTCGACCAATGCGTTCGCGGAGGACAAGATCAGTGCCCTCATCAAACGGCTGCGCTCGAGCGACGACTTCCGCGTGCGAACGCAAGCAGCGCTCGCCTTGGGTGCGTCCAAGAGCAAGCGCGCGATCAACCCGCTGTGCTCGGCTTTGGAGGACTCCAGCACCACGGTGAGAGCGGCGTCGGCGGCGGCGCTCGGCAAGCTGCGGCTCGGTGGCAAGACCTGCCTGGAGAAGCGCTTATCGGACGAAACCTCCAGCTCGGTGAAGAGCACCATCAAGAAAGCGCTCGCGCGTTTGGAGGGTGGCGGAAGCGAGGGCCCTGCCATCAGCGGCAGCACCGACGTCTACATCGCGATTGCGAAGACGTCGGACAAGACGGGGCGATCCGCGGGAGAGGTGGACAAGCTGGTCCGCACGGCGATGTCCAAGGCGGCCGCTTCCATGTCGGGCTACGCGGTGGCCCCCAAGAGCGAGACGACGAGCGAAGCCAAGAAGCTCCTGAAGAAGTACAGCCGAGCGAAGGCGTTCTACCTGTCGCCGAAAGTGCAGAAGCCCGAATACGGTGGTGGCAACCTCACCATTCGCTTCGAGGTGGCGATCTTCACCTACCCCGGTAAGGCCCTCAAAGGCTCCGTTCCGGTCAAGCTCACCCAGCAGGACGTGGCCTCGAAAGACACGTCGGCGGAAAACGACCTGATCGTGATGGCAGCGGAACGCGCGATGGAGAAGTTCTCCAAGAACGTGGAGCGCATCCAATGAATCGGGCCTTTTCGGCCCCGATCTTGCTCCGCCCGCCTGCCCCGCCGTACGCTAGGCTCGAGACACTCATGGACTTCAGGCAGGGCGGAAAGGCCGCGTAGGAGTTATCCCATGGCAGAAGCGAGCGCGGCGCCGGCAGCGGCGGGCGGGCGTCACCAGAGACGCCTGCGCAACTACCTTCTCGATCAGCGCTTCCAGCTCAAATACACGGGCTATCTCGTCGCCATCGCCGTGGTGCTGAGCGCGGCCCTGGGCTTGGTGCTGTGGCGTACCAGTCGCGCCGTCATTGCTCAGAGTCACGAGGCAGTGAACCAGGGGGAACAGGTGGTGTCCCTCGGTCGCGAGGTCGTGTCGGAGAGCCAGAAGGTGAGCGCCGTGGTCCAGATGAACATCGTCAAGGACCCGGTCTACAGCGACAACCCTGCACTTCTGGACGCGTTCAAGAGTGACGCATCCAAGCAAGACGAGCGACTGAAGAAGCAGCAAAAGGCCCTCGAAGAGCAGGCCTCGTTGCTCAAGCAGCAGTCCGTGGATCTGACAGCCCGTCAGCACACCATGTTCGTCACGCTTTTCTCGGTGCTGGGCCTGTTGGTGGTGGGGATCGGTTTCGCCGGCATCATCGTGACTCATCGGGTCGCGGGACCGATCTTCAAGATGAAGCGCCAGATCCGAGAGCTCGGCGAGGGGAAGTTGAAGATCCCTGGCAAGCTCCGGAAGGGTGACGAGCTCGTCGACTTCTTCGAGGCTTTCGATCTGACGGTGCGCAGCCTGCGTCAACGACAAGAGCACGAGATTGCGCTCCTCGACGCTGCGATGGAGAAGCTCGAAGAAGGATCCGCAGGGCTCGAGAGCCTGAAGGAGCTCCGCGCCGAGATGCAGGACGCGCTCGACGCTTGATTCAAAAGGCCGCCGGGACGTACTCGACTTCCGCGCGCCCATTTACGAAACGCACGCTGGCAGCGTCGAATCTCAAGCGGAGCGCGCTGGCGTCGTTCTTGTAGCGTCGCTGCCACAAGCGCTCGCCGGCTCGCCGAATCAGCTTGCGTTTGCGGTAGCCGATGCTGCCGAGACCGCTCGTCCAGGCGCCGTCGCCGCGCGTACGCACCTCGACCACCATGATGGTGGGGCCGTCGCGGGCGACGATGTCGATCTCGAGACGCCCAATGCGAAGATTGGTCGCTACGATCCAATAGCCACGACCACGGAGAAAGGCGACGACCGCCTCTTCCGC
This portion of the Polyangiaceae bacterium genome encodes:
- a CDS encoding HEAT repeat domain-containing protein, whose protein sequence is MSRRWVSVWAAVLAAVVLFSTNAFAEDKISALIKRLRSSDDFRVRTQAALALGASKSKRAINPLCSALEDSSTTVRAASAAALGKLRLGGKTCLEKRLSDETSSSVKSTIKKALARLEGGGSEGPAISGSTDVYIAIAKTSDKTGRSAGEVDKLVRTAMSKAAASMSGYAVAPKSETTSEAKKLLKKYSRAKAFYLSPKVQKPEYGGGNLTIRFEVAIFTYPGKALKGSVPVKLTQQDVASKDTSAENDLIVMAAERAMEKFSKNVERIQ
- a CDS encoding HAMP domain-containing protein; its protein translation is MAEASAAPAAAGGRHQRRLRNYLLDQRFQLKYTGYLVAIAVVLSAALGLVLWRTSRAVIAQSHEAVNQGEQVVSLGREVVSESQKVSAVVQMNIVKDPVYSDNPALLDAFKSDASKQDERLKKQQKALEEQASLLKQQSVDLTARQHTMFVTLFSVLGLLVVGIGFAGIIVTHRVAGPIFKMKRQIRELGEGKLKIPGKLRKGDELVDFFEAFDLTVRSLRQRQEHEIALLDAAMEKLEEGSAGLESLKELRAEMQDALDA
- a CDS encoding YraN family protein → MGSPAKSCSTTSASAAPSSPAITASATTPSTTPPPPAGTSASRAPRKAPRATAETTASTRSAERAAVARSAEEAVVAFLRGRGYWIVATNLRIGRLEIDIVARDGPTIMVVEVRTRGDGAWTSGLGSIGYRKRKLIRRAGERLWQRRYKNDASALRLRFDAASVRFVNGRAEVEYVPAAF